The following coding sequences lie in one Desulfofalx alkaliphila DSM 12257 genomic window:
- a CDS encoding Flp family type IVb pilin — protein sequence MLTNLYSDEDGQGMAEYGLIIALIAVVVIVALTAIGVKIRDKFEDVSDALS from the coding sequence ATGTTAACCAACTTGTATTCCGATGAAGATGGTCAGGGTATGGCTGAATACGGTCTAATTATTGCTTTAATAGCCGTAGTAGTTATCGTGGCCTTAACCGCAATAGGAGTAAAAATTAGAGATAAGTTTGAGGATGTCAGTGATGCTCTTAGTTAA